In Methanomicrobium antiquum, one DNA window encodes the following:
- a CDS encoding D-aminoacyl-tRNA deacylase — translation MKIAIINSKTDPAGVNIREHLLSKLNLSENDSKKYTRYFSHELIFYEAEERLIYQSSIDSAFDSDLIIFISRHSSQNPVPALTVHVTGNYGTAMLGGSDKELACSSPDYMHLVLNELFKRAPDGFKSSYEVTHHGPTDLKTPSFFVEIGSTESEWMNEDVGNAVAGSILEALKKDRPKTINLVGFGGNHYAARETEIALSSKGAFGHIAHTREVSGLSREMIKQMIEKSFADGAYIDKKALQSNDVLKIEKILNELSIPLLSEGEIKDIGDLSWEKYQEIAKIALEACPFCKIRIGGMKGFGTPVLIEIMPELFEEAYKVDEKNMAKAINRICAVSFISQKGRILPIFITYEENRIQTINDLISLCVKTLHKDKDTAVIDDSLVIRKIRFDPAKAAELGVLKGPFYGKLAAGFDIVVGGRTITPAMVSKSSEKVIRIPGLENYL, via the coding sequence ATGAAGATCGCAATAATTAATTCAAAGACAGACCCTGCCGGTGTGAATATAAGGGAGCATTTACTTTCAAAATTAAATTTAAGTGAAAATGATTCAAAAAAATATACAAGATACTTTTCTCATGAACTTATCTTTTATGAGGCTGAAGAAAGGCTGATATACCAATCCTCAATAGACAGCGCTTTTGATTCTGATCTTATAATATTCATATCTCGGCATTCAAGCCAAAATCCTGTTCCTGCGCTGACAGTTCACGTCACCGGAAATTATGGAACAGCAATGCTTGGAGGAAGCGATAAGGAACTTGCCTGTTCATCTCCGGATTACATGCATCTTGTGTTAAATGAGCTTTTCAAAAGAGCACCGGACGGTTTTAAGAGTTCGTATGAAGTGACCCACCACGGCCCGACTGATCTTAAGACTCCTTCATTTTTTGTTGAGATTGGAAGCACCGAATCTGAATGGATGAATGAAGATGTAGGCAATGCTGTCGCCGGTTCTATACTTGAAGCACTAAAAAAAGACAGGCCTAAAACAATAAATCTTGTAGGCTTTGGTGGAAATCACTATGCTGCGAGGGAGACTGAGATTGCTTTGTCTTCAAAAGGCGCGTTTGGACATATTGCCCATACAAGAGAGGTGTCAGGTCTCTCCAGGGAGATGATTAAACAGATGATTGAAAAATCATTTGCAGATGGAGCATACATTGACAAAAAGGCCTTGCAGAGCAATGATGTTTTGAAAATAGAAAAGATTTTAAATGAGCTTTCAATTCCTTTATTATCTGAGGGGGAGATAAAGGATATTGGAGATCTTTCCTGGGAGAAATATCAGGAGATAGCTAAAATTGCCCTTGAAGCATGTCCTTTTTGCAAAATTCGCATTGGTGGGATGAAAGGCTTTGGCACACCTGTTTTGATAGAGATAATGCCCGAACTTTTTGAAGAGGCATACAAAGTTGATGAAAAAAATATGGCGAAAGCGATAAACAGAATTTGTGCAGTCTCATTTATCTCACAAAAGGGCAGGATACTGCCAATTTTTATCACATATGAAGAAAATAGAATACAAACAATAAATGATTTAATATCTTTGTGTGTTAAAACCTTACACAAAGATAAGGACACAGCAGTCATTGATGACAGTCTGGTAATCAGAAAGATCAGATTTGACCCTGCAAAAGCAGCTGAACTGGGGGTTTTGAAAGGACCGTTCTATGGAAAGCTTGCCGCAGGTTTTGATATAGTGGTCGGCGGAAGAACAATAACGCCTGCTATGGTGTCGAAAAGCAGTGAAAAGGTTATCCGTATACCGGGGTTGGAGAATTACCTATGA
- the ileS gene encoding isoleucine--tRNA ligase, with the protein MKEVTSSYNAKEVEEEVRNFWTLEDTYKKVKDLRKDGDDYFFVDGPPYTTGNIHLGTAWNKILKDTILRYKRMQGRNVIDRAGYDMHGLPIEVRVENELGFKSKKDIESYGISNFIEKCKNFALVHKDKMSDQFRDLGIWMDFDNPYQTIKPDYIEAAWWALKKADEKKLLETGHRVVNWCPRCETAIADSEVEYWDEEDPSIYVKFPVKGRTNEYLVIWTTTPWTLPANVAVAAGKDFVYAKVEALKDDKKEILWIADELAEDVLKKGRYTDYSVIEKISGAELAGTEYESPLLDFVPVQKTIEHRVVTADHVMLDNTGLVHTAPGHGWDDYLVGIKENLDTICPVDGTGRFTEEAGEFEGLYVRDANERVIEALGDFLLRRMKITHRYGHCWRCKTPIISRATQQWFLAIPKIKEQLLDEISKVKWYPEWAGSARFHDFVADARDWCISRQRYWGIPIPVWKCEKCDKYHVFGTMAELNEKAGSNLTDPHRPYVDEITYSCDCGGTMKRVEDIFDVWFDSAMASWATIGFPGKTDDFERLWPADFITEGQDQTRGWFYSQLGASTIAFDRAPYKSVMMHGFALDAEGRKMSKSIGNVVTPEEIVEKVGVDVLRLYTLSASAPWDDLKFNWEGVKTVNRAANILWNVYRFPLPYMILDSFAPQTNQNGIWNGDYVRENLSLMPDEDRWIISRINTLCHEVSEFTNTCQLHRASRAILNCILEDISRWYVQLVRTRMWLEEDAVEKIQAYETMYYVMRRLSGVLAPYAPHIAEKIYQNLRTESDPESVHMIKWFAGDESLRNMALEEEMDVIRSFDEAVATARQDGKRKLRWPVSEVFVLTSSDTVESAVSRLNDLCRQRANARKVSVVKGAWDRMGVCAEANMRAIGPEFGKEGPKVKSAIESADAAHLKDDISKSGSASLDGFTITEKHVVFSETMPEGIFPAEMPNATVCVDVTLDEELEAEGYAREVIRRLQEMRKQHTLNVEDSVSASVFISDERVAKLLENWKDAIANEVRAENLTLQGDISSDSENLQEWDVEGIKMKMEISKI; encoded by the coding sequence TTGAAAGAGGTTACAAGCAGTTACAATGCTAAAGAGGTCGAAGAGGAGGTCAGAAATTTCTGGACTTTAGAAGACACCTACAAAAAGGTGAAAGACCTGAGAAAAGACGGAGATGACTATTTCTTTGTTGACGGACCGCCGTATACAACAGGAAACATTCACCTTGGAACTGCATGGAATAAAATTTTAAAGGATACAATATTGCGTTACAAGCGCATGCAGGGCAGAAATGTCATTGATCGTGCAGGATATGATATGCACGGACTTCCTATCGAAGTTCGTGTTGAAAACGAACTTGGATTTAAATCAAAAAAGGATATTGAATCATACGGAATCTCAAATTTTATAGAGAAATGCAAGAATTTTGCACTGGTTCATAAGGACAAAATGTCAGATCAGTTCAGAGACCTTGGTATCTGGATGGATTTTGACAACCCGTATCAGACCATAAAGCCTGATTATATAGAAGCCGCATGGTGGGCACTTAAAAAGGCTGATGAGAAGAAACTGCTTGAAACCGGACATCGTGTTGTAAACTGGTGCCCACGCTGTGAGACTGCAATTGCAGATTCCGAAGTTGAATACTGGGATGAGGAAGACCCCTCAATATATGTGAAATTTCCGGTAAAAGGCAGGACAAATGAATACCTTGTTATCTGGACAACAACACCATGGACACTTCCGGCAAATGTAGCAGTAGCGGCAGGAAAGGACTTTGTCTACGCAAAAGTTGAAGCATTAAAGGATGATAAAAAAGAAATTCTCTGGATTGCTGATGAACTTGCAGAAGATGTCTTAAAGAAAGGAAGATACACAGACTATTCTGTTATTGAGAAGATTTCCGGCGCTGAACTTGCAGGCACCGAATATGAATCGCCTCTATTGGATTTCGTACCGGTTCAAAAAACAATTGAACACAGGGTAGTAACAGCCGATCACGTGATGCTTGACAACACAGGTCTTGTACATACAGCACCGGGGCATGGATGGGATGATTATCTTGTCGGAATAAAGGAAAATCTGGACACTATTTGTCCTGTTGACGGAACAGGCCGGTTCACAGAAGAAGCAGGAGAATTTGAAGGGCTTTATGTCCGCGATGCAAATGAAAGAGTCATTGAAGCACTTGGGGATTTCCTTCTTCGCAGAATGAAAATCACCCACCGATATGGTCATTGCTGGAGATGCAAAACACCAATAATAAGTCGTGCCACACAGCAGTGGTTCCTTGCAATCCCAAAGATTAAAGAACAGCTTCTGGATGAAATTTCCAAAGTCAAATGGTACCCTGAATGGGCAGGCAGTGCAAGGTTCCATGATTTCGTTGCAGACGCACGTGACTGGTGTATTTCCCGACAGCGTTACTGGGGCATACCAATTCCTGTCTGGAAATGCGAGAAATGTGATAAATATCACGTATTTGGCACAATGGCTGAACTTAACGAAAAGGCAGGATCAAACCTGACTGATCCACACAGGCCATATGTTGACGAAATAACATACTCCTGCGACTGCGGAGGTACAATGAAGCGTGTCGAAGACATCTTTGATGTATGGTTTGACTCTGCAATGGCATCATGGGCAACAATAGGATTTCCCGGAAAGACCGATGATTTCGAAAGGCTCTGGCCTGCAGATTTCATAACAGAAGGACAGGATCAGACACGCGGATGGTTCTACTCCCAGCTTGGCGCATCAACAATTGCCTTTGACCGTGCGCCTTACAAAAGCGTTATGATGCACGGATTTGCACTTGATGCTGAAGGCCGTAAGATGTCAAAATCGATTGGAAACGTTGTTACTCCGGAAGAAATTGTTGAAAAAGTGGGCGTTGATGTACTTCGCCTGTACACACTTTCTGCAAGCGCACCGTGGGACGATCTGAAGTTTAACTGGGAAGGTGTAAAGACAGTAAACAGGGCCGCAAACATCCTGTGGAATGTTTACCGCTTCCCACTCCCGTATATGATTCTTGACTCATTCGCGCCTCAGACAAATCAGAATGGAATCTGGAACGGAGATTATGTCAGAGAAAATCTCTCTTTGATGCCTGATGAGGACCGTTGGATAATATCACGCATAAACACACTATGCCACGAGGTTTCAGAGTTTACCAATACATGTCAGCTTCACAGGGCATCGCGTGCAATTTTAAACTGCATATTAGAGGACATTTCCCGTTGGTATGTCCAGCTTGTCCGTACAAGAATGTGGCTTGAAGAAGACGCGGTTGAAAAAATACAGGCATATGAAACAATGTATTACGTCATGAGAAGACTTTCAGGCGTTCTTGCACCATATGCACCACACATTGCAGAAAAAATATACCAGAACCTTAGAACAGAATCAGACCCCGAAAGTGTTCATATGATCAAATGGTTTGCAGGAGACGAATCACTAAGAAATATGGCACTTGAAGAAGAGATGGATGTCATTCGATCATTTGACGAGGCTGTTGCAACAGCAAGGCAGGACGGAAAAAGAAAGCTCCGCTGGCCAGTTTCCGAAGTATTTGTTCTTACCAGTTCAGACACTGTGGAAAGTGCTGTAAGCCGTTTAAATGATTTATGCAGACAGCGTGCAAATGCAAGGAAAGTTTCGGTTGTCAAAGGCGCATGGGACAGAATGGGTGTTTGTGCAGAAGCAAACATGCGTGCAATTGGACCTGAATTTGGAAAAGAAGGCCCCAAAGTAAAATCTGCTATTGAAAGTGCTGATGCGGCACATTTAAAGGACGATATTTCAAAATCAGGAAGTGCCTCTTTAGACGGCTTTACAATCACTGAAAAGCATGTTGTATTCTCAGAAACAATGCCCGAAGGGATATTCCCGGCTGAGATGCCGAATGCAACAGTTTGTGTTGATGTTACACTTGATGAAGAACTTGAAGCTGAAGGATATGCCAGGGAAGTCATAAGAAGGCTTCAGGAGATGAGAAAACAGCATACTCTCAATGTGGAAGACTCAGTTTCAGCATCTGTTTTTATATCAGATGAAAGGGTGGCAAAACTACTTGAAAACTGGAAAGATGCAATTGCAAACGAAGTAAGAGCAGAAAACCTTACTTTGCAGGGCGATATAAGCAGTGATTCTGAAAACTTACAGGAATGGGATGTTGAAGGAATAAAAATGAAGATGGAAATTTCAAAGATATAA
- a CDS encoding tRNA(His) guanylyltransferase Thg1 family protein: protein MQEREIFSSLSIIAPVVVRLDGRAFHSLTLGLNLKKPYDSGFNDAMCSVCESLISKSGLEPDFAYTFSDEISLYFSRLPFNGRIEKIDSVCASYAASAFTLLIGAKEPVSFDSRVVLVGNESVCDYFSWRQKEAWRNHMNAYCQHALISEGFSPVKAARELKGMKAAQMHEMMHERSINLSKTPAWQRRGVIIHKTTYQKTGYNPVDKTEVVTDRRKVVRDMSPPLFNEPEGQDYLYRIISGIV from the coding sequence ATGCAGGAGAGAGAAATTTTCAGTAGTCTTTCTATAATTGCACCTGTTGTAGTAAGGCTTGATGGAAGGGCGTTTCACAGCCTTACCTTAGGGCTTAATCTGAAAAAGCCCTATGATTCCGGGTTTAATGATGCAATGTGTAGCGTATGTGAATCTTTAATCTCAAAAAGCGGTCTTGAGCCTGATTTTGCATATACCTTTTCTGATGAAATCAGTCTGTATTTCTCACGTCTTCCTTTTAATGGCAGGATTGAAAAAATAGATTCTGTGTGTGCATCATATGCGGCAAGTGCATTTACACTTTTAATTGGTGCAAAAGAGCCTGTTTCATTTGATTCACGAGTTGTGCTTGTTGGAAACGAAAGCGTCTGTGATTATTTTTCCTGGAGGCAGAAAGAAGCATGGAGAAACCATATGAACGCATACTGCCAGCATGCCCTGATAAGTGAGGGTTTTTCACCTGTAAAGGCGGCGCGTGAGCTTAAAGGTATGAAGGCGGCGCAGATGCATGAAATGATGCATGAAAGAAGCATTAATCTTTCAAAGACACCTGCATGGCAGAGGCGCGGCGTTATAATTCATAAGACCACATATCAGAAAACAGGATACAATCCTGTTGACAAAACTGAAGTTGTTACAGATAGAAGGAAGGTTGTCCGCGATATGTCTCCACCGCTTTTTAATGAACCGGAAGGACAGGATTATCTCTATCGCATAATCTCAGGCATTGTCTGA
- a CDS encoding PRC-barrel domain-containing protein, producing the protein MKTQITELFGMEVYTEKAVRVGVVDDAVLNVDTKKIDSLAVSDLNPELLQLKGFKGIKVPYRIIRSIGDVIIIRHFSNMFPSKEIDY; encoded by the coding sequence ATGAAGACACAAATAACTGAGCTTTTTGGGATGGAGGTCTACACGGAGAAAGCTGTCCGTGTAGGTGTTGTTGACGATGCAGTCTTAAATGTTGACACAAAAAAGATTGATTCTCTTGCAGTAAGTGATTTAAATCCGGAGCTTTTACAGCTGAAGGGATTTAAGGGAATTAAAGTGCCTTATAGAATTATAAGGTCAATTGGAGATGTCATAATAATAAGACACTTTTCAAATATGTTCCCGTCAAAAGAGATTGATTACTAA
- a CDS encoding CBS domain-containing protein: protein MADSIQIGKISGIPIRLHFTFLLVIPLFAFIIGYQIEYTVVFLQNIFRISDIDTSLITSGYMPYSLGVIVTLSLFAGVLIHELSHSLVAKKRGLKVNSITLLILGGIASIDEGKSPDPKIELPMALAGPLASFAIGIISCILAYLSYAYIPVSALSGLFFYIFGYLGFLNLLLFVFNLIPAFPMDGGRVLRALLARRLPIYQATRISADIGRAFAVIFGILGIIILSPILVIIAVFIYIGAGQEAEMTKFNELLRDVKIKEAMTSPAISVEPDQNVEEIVSLMYSTKHLGYPVMERGRLAGMVTLNDITSLPAIDRDAMLVKDVMSKDVITLPPDAMLSDAMKIMSLQNIGRIPVAEDGNVIGIVTRTDILRFIELKEMT from the coding sequence ATGGCTGACTCAATACAAATTGGCAAAATTTCAGGCATTCCGATAAGGCTTCACTTTACATTTCTCCTGGTGATACCTCTTTTTGCATTTATAATCGGATATCAGATAGAATACACTGTTGTATTTTTGCAAAACATATTCCGGATTTCTGATATTGACACATCACTAATCACTTCAGGATATATGCCTTATTCTCTTGGAGTTATTGTAACACTAAGCCTTTTTGCCGGAGTTCTCATTCATGAACTTTCACACTCCCTTGTTGCAAAAAAAAGAGGCCTTAAGGTAAACAGTATAACCCTTCTGATTTTGGGCGGCATTGCATCAATTGATGAAGGAAAAAGTCCTGACCCTAAAATAGAGCTCCCAATGGCACTTGCAGGGCCGCTTGCAAGTTTTGCGATAGGAATAATATCATGCATTTTAGCATATCTCTCTTATGCATACATACCTGTATCAGCTCTTTCAGGACTATTTTTTTACATATTTGGATATCTGGGATTTTTGAATCTGCTTTTATTTGTGTTCAACTTAATTCCTGCATTCCCAATGGATGGAGGGCGTGTTTTAAGAGCGCTTCTTGCAAGAAGACTTCCCATATATCAGGCAACAAGAATATCGGCAGATATAGGCCGTGCATTTGCCGTTATATTCGGAATTTTAGGGATAATCATACTTAGTCCGATTCTTGTGATAATTGCAGTCTTTATCTACATCGGCGCAGGTCAGGAAGCAGAGATGACAAAGTTCAATGAGTTGTTAAGGGATGTAAAAATAAAAGAGGCGATGACATCTCCTGCAATCTCAGTAGAACCTGACCAGAATGTCGAAGAGATTGTATCTCTTATGTATTCAACAAAGCACCTTGGCTACCCTGTTATGGAAAGAGGAAGGCTTGCCGGCATGGTTACATTAAATGATATTACAAGCCTTCCGGCAATAGACCGGGATGCTATGCTTGTAAAAGATGTAATGTCAAAGGATGTTATAACACTCCCTCCGGATGCGATGCTTTCTGATGCAATGAAAATTATGTCACTTCAAAATATCGGAAGAATACCTGTTGCAGAAGACGGCAATGTAATAGGAATCGTTACAAGAACAGACATTCTGCGGTTTATTGAGCTTAAAGAAATGACATAA
- a CDS encoding radical SAM protein encodes MTSEAFILDGYIDEPACFGVSPYISPYVRYCAGVCIENGFSVTYSTIDELRKNPSLICEIEKKDLFIFISGVTVPGKYLGGTPASANEIFGIGSSLKNPVKCLGGPVVFGSSSGGGKTAQKENYSCYDYVLSGEISSALNSVLKGGRPFGDFRYSLIDKRSVLGASVIRQHPKFPYVICELETARGCSRAVKGGCSFCTEFLYGMPQYRTEDGIHSEVSALFNAGAFHFRLGRQPDLLSYGSVTEDEFPTPSPDKIESLFAGIRNAAPDLKTLHIDNINPGTIAAHPEESKDALSAIVRWHTAGDIAAFGMESADPAVILQNNLKAMPEDVLKAIEIVNDVGGIRDENGVPHLLPGLNFVMGLSGETEKTYELNEKFLFSLLKSNLLVRRVNIRQVMPFEGTKAYSDNTIGQHEARFKIFKEKVRKEFDLPMLKRVFPFGTVLLDIIIEVSGQTSFGRQLGSYPILVGFPYEISEGTVIDAFVTDWGFRSVTGFEKPLLINKLHHGAVKKLPGIGKKTAVNILAKRPFKNLKDLEALTGKLAFSEYIEF; translated from the coding sequence ATGACCTCTGAAGCATTCATTCTGGACGGCTATATTGATGAGCCTGCATGCTTTGGAGTATCGCCTTATATCTCACCCTATGTCAGATACTGTGCAGGAGTATGCATTGAAAACGGCTTTTCTGTAACATATTCTACAATAGATGAGCTTAGAAAGAATCCTTCACTCATCTGTGAAATTGAAAAAAAAGATCTCTTTATTTTTATATCAGGCGTTACTGTGCCTGGTAAATATCTCGGAGGAACACCTGCGTCTGCAAACGAGATATTTGGTATTGGAAGCAGTCTTAAAAATCCGGTTAAATGTCTTGGCGGCCCGGTTGTTTTTGGAAGCTCTTCCGGAGGTGGGAAGACTGCACAAAAGGAAAATTATTCCTGTTATGATTATGTTCTTTCAGGTGAGATTTCATCAGCGCTTAATTCAGTCCTGAAGGGTGGCAGGCCTTTTGGTGATTTCAGATATTCTCTAATTGATAAAAGAAGTGTTTTGGGGGCGTCTGTTATCAGACAACACCCAAAATTTCCATATGTAATCTGTGAGCTTGAAACTGCAAGAGGATGTTCGCGTGCGGTTAAGGGGGGTTGTTCTTTTTGCACTGAATTTCTTTATGGAATGCCGCAGTACAGAACAGAGGATGGAATTCATAGTGAGGTATCAGCCCTTTTTAATGCAGGAGCATTTCATTTCAGGCTTGGGCGTCAGCCGGATTTGTTGTCATACGGTTCTGTCACAGAAGATGAATTTCCAACCCCTTCGCCTGATAAAATTGAATCTTTGTTTGCCGGAATAAGAAATGCCGCACCCGACTTGAAGACACTTCATATCGATAACATAAATCCGGGAACAATTGCCGCACATCCTGAAGAGTCAAAAGATGCATTATCAGCAATTGTCAGGTGGCATACAGCAGGTGATATTGCCGCATTTGGTATGGAGTCAGCAGACCCTGCTGTAATCTTACAGAATAACTTAAAGGCAATGCCTGAGGATGTCTTAAAAGCGATTGAAATAGTGAATGATGTCGGCGGAATTCGTGATGAAAACGGCGTTCCGCATCTTCTGCCTGGTCTTAATTTTGTTATGGGTCTTTCAGGCGAAACAGAAAAAACATACGAATTAAATGAAAAATTTCTGTTTTCGCTTTTAAAAAGCAATCTTCTTGTAAGGCGTGTTAATATCAGGCAGGTAATGCCTTTTGAAGGAACAAAAGCCTATTCTGACAACACAATCGGTCAGCATGAAGCGAGATTTAAAATTTTCAAAGAGAAGGTGAGAAAAGAGTTTGACCTTCCAATGTTAAAAAGAGTATTTCCTTTCGGCACTGTTCTTTTAGACATAATAATCGAAGTTTCAGGGCAGACCTCTTTTGGAAGACAACTTGGATCATATCCGATTCTTGTTGGTTTTCCGTATGAAATCTCTGAGGGAACAGTTATTGATGCTTTTGTAACAGACTGGGGATTCAGATCGGTTACAGGGTTTGAAAAACCTCTTTTAATCAACAAACTTCATCATGGCGCTGTAAAAAAACTGCCGGGAATTGGAAAAAAGACAGCTGTGAACATTCTTGCAAAAAGGCCTTTTAAAAATTTAAAGGATCTCGAAGCTTTAACCGGGAAATTGGCTTTTTCGGAATACATTGAATTTTAA